A DNA window from Bos javanicus breed banteng chromosome 10, ARS-OSU_banteng_1.0, whole genome shotgun sequence contains the following coding sequences:
- the LOC133255864 gene encoding SERPINE1 mRNA-binding protein 1-like, translated as MPGHLQEGFGCVVTNRFDQLFDDESDPFEVLKAAENKKKEAGGGGVGGPGAKSAAQAAAQTNSNAAGKQLRKESQKDSKNPLPPSVGVVDKKEETQPPVALKKEGIRRVGRRPDQQLQGEGKIIDRRPERRPPHERRFKKPLEEKGEGGEFSVDRPIIDRPIRGRGGLGRGRGGRRRGMGRGDGFDSRGKREFDRHSGSDRSSFSHYSGLKHEDKRGGSGSHNWGTVKDELTDLEQSNATEETPEGEEHPVADTENKENEVEEVKEEGPKEMTLDEWKAIQNKDRAKAEFNIQKPNEGADGQWKKGFVLHKSKSEEAHAEDSVMDHHFRKPANDITSQLEINFGDLGRPGRGGRGGRGGRGRGGRPNRGIRTDKSSASAPDVDDPEAFPALA; from the coding sequence ATGCCTGGTCACTTACAGGAAGGCTTCGGCTGCGTGGTCACCAACCGATTCGACCAGTTATTTGACGACGAATCGGACCCCTTCGAGGTGTTGAAGGCAGCagagaacaagaaaaaagaagCCGGCGGGGGCGGCGTTGGGGGCCCTGGGGCGAAGAGCGCAGCTCAGGCCGCAGCTCAGACCAACTCCAATGCGGCGGGCAAACAGCTGCGTAAAGAGTCCCAGAAAGACAGCAAGAATCCGCTGCCCCCCAGCGTCGGCGTGGTTGACAAGAAGGAGGAGACGCAGCCGCCTGTGGCGCTGAAGAAAGAAGGAATAAGACGTGTTGGAAGAAGACCTGATCAACAACTTCAGGGTGAAGGGAAGATAATTGATAGGAGACCAGAAAGGCGACCACCTCATGAAAGAAGATTCAAAAAGCCACTTGAAGaaaagggtgaaggaggagaatttTCCGTTGATAGACCGATTATTGACCGGCCTATCCGAGGCCGTGGTGGTCTTGGAAGAGGTCGAGGAGGTCGTAGACGTGGAATGGGCCGGGGAGATGGCTTTGATTCTCGTGGCAAACGTGAATTTGATAGGCATAGTGGAAGTGATAGATCTTCTTTTTCACATTACAGTGGCCTGAAGCATGAGGACAAACGTGGAGGGAGCGGATCTCACAACTGGGGAACTGTCAAAGATGAATTAACTGACTTGGAACAATCAAATGCGACTGAGGAAACACCTGAAGGTGAAGAACATCCAGTTGCGGACACTGAAAATAAGGAGAATGAAGTTGAAGAAGTAAAGGAAGAGGGTCCAAAAGAAATGACTTTGGATGAGTGGAAGGCTATTCAAAATAAGGACCGGGCAAAAGCAGAATTTAATATCCAAAAACCAAATGAAGGTGCTGATGGGCAGTGGAAGAAGGGATTTGTTCTTCATAAGTCAAAAAGTGAAGAGGCTCATGCTGAAGACTCAGTTATGGATCATCATTTCCGGAAGCCAGCAAATGATATAACATCTCAGCTGGAGATCAATTTTGGAGACCTTGGCCGCCCAGGACGTGGTGGCCGGGGAGGACGAGGTGGCCGTGGGCGTGGTGGACGTCCAAACCGTGGCATCAGGACTGACAAGTCAAGTGCTTCTGCTCCTGATgtggatgacccagaggcattCCCAGCTCTGGCTTAA